The following proteins come from a genomic window of Clostridium cylindrosporum DSM 605:
- the spoIVA gene encoding stage IV sporulation protein A, producing MDNFDIYKDISERTQGDIYIGVVGPVRTGKSTFIRRFMDLLVIPNIENSYKKERAKDTLPQSGSGKTITTVEPKFVPNEEAVEILLSDNARMRVRMVDCVGYMVNGATGHIENDELRMVKTPWFEEEIPFIKAAEIGTKKVVSEHSTIGLVVTTDGSLTDIPRDNYLEAEEKVISELKELNKPFVVLLNSLTPYSDETKDLKSLMEEKYQVPVKVIDALNMKLDDITDILEKVLYEFPVKEIGVNIPEWVEALDNSHWLKKNFVLAIKSSVVDLDKLRDIKFVAKGYEELDFIGNVKFNEIKLGEGKATLDMKVQDGLFFKILGEISGSSIESEFGLLNLMKDLTVAKKEYDKISEALRDVRETGYGIVPPQMDELRLEEPEPVKQGSRCGLKLRASAPSLHLIRANVETEVTPIVGIDKQGSDMVKALLEEYETDPQKLWQANMFGKSLEELVKEGLQSKIQKMPEDIQAKLQRTLQRIVNEGSGSLICIIL from the coding sequence GTGGATAACTTTGATATATATAAAGATATATCCGAAAGAACCCAAGGAGACATATATATTGGTGTTGTGGGTCCTGTTAGAACTGGAAAATCAACCTTTATAAGAAGATTTATGGACTTATTAGTTATTCCTAATATTGAAAATAGCTACAAGAAGGAAAGGGCAAAGGATACTTTACCACAAAGTGGATCAGGTAAAACTATAACAACTGTTGAACCAAAGTTTGTACCTAATGAAGAAGCTGTAGAAATTCTTCTAAGTGACAACGCTAGAATGAGAGTAAGAATGGTTGATTGTGTTGGATATATGGTAAATGGAGCTACTGGACATATTGAAAATGATGAACTAAGAATGGTTAAGACGCCTTGGTTTGAAGAGGAAATACCATTTATTAAGGCTGCAGAAATAGGAACAAAAAAAGTAGTTTCAGAACACTCAACCATAGGTCTTGTTGTTACAACAGATGGAAGCTTAACAGACATTCCAAGGGATAATTACTTAGAGGCTGAAGAAAAGGTTATATCAGAATTAAAAGAGCTTAATAAGCCATTTGTAGTATTACTTAACTCACTTACTCCATATAGTGATGAAACTAAGGATTTAAAAAGTCTAATGGAAGAAAAATATCAAGTTCCAGTAAAAGTAATTGATGCGCTGAATATGAAGCTTGATGATATTACTGATATACTAGAAAAGGTTCTATATGAGTTTCCGGTAAAGGAAATAGGTGTTAATATTCCTGAGTGGGTAGAAGCACTAGATAATAGTCACTGGCTGAAGAAGAATTTTGTATTAGCTATAAAGTCATCTGTTGTAGACTTAGATAAGCTAAGAGACATAAAATTTGTAGCAAAGGGTTATGAAGAACTTGATTTTATTGGCAATGTTAAATTTAATGAAATTAAGCTTGGTGAAGGAAAAGCTACACTTGATATGAAGGTCCAAGATGGACTATTCTTTAAAATACTTGGTGAAATATCAGGCAGTAGTATAGAAAGTGAATTTGGATTACTTAATTTAATGAAGGATCTTACAGTTGCAAAGAAAGAGTATGATAAAATATCGGAAGCTTTAAGGGATGTAAGAGAAACAGGCTATGGAATTGTACCACCTCAAATGGATGAATTGAGACTAGAAGAGCCAGAACCTGTAAAACAAGGAAGTAGATGTGGCTTAAAGCTTCGTGCAAGTGCACCATCTTTACATCTAATAAGAGCCAATGTAGAAACTGAAGTTACTCCTATAGTAGGTATAGATAAGCAAGGTTCAGATATGGTTAAGGCACTACTAGAAGAGTATGAAACTGATCCTCAAAAGCTATGGCAGGCAAATATGTTTGGAAAGTCACTTGAGGAACTTGTAAAGGAAGGACTTCAAAGTAAAATTCAAAAAATGCCAGAGGATATACAAGCAAAGCTACAAAGAACCCTTCAAAGGATTGTAAATGAAGGAAGTGGAAGCCTTATTTGTATAATACTTTAA
- a CDS encoding HlyD family efflux transporter periplasmic adaptor subunit — protein MLKKIGIRNTLIYLACLLIVYFTFIFRIPVDTTRAEYTIYEDKVYFKGIYFADENVIYKNPIETLGKLNAENGTKIGKGDKISDNLISNDVGILMYNIDGYENKFNLNNIKSLSLLDMDKIIDNHVISPGLKVIYNESLYIYSFIGKDGSFKKGQNFYISIGSSRYMCKILDTVSRKEGNFLVLKLVEDINYKNLHRGITGDIIKSSHKGILIPSSAIKLKGDTYKVFVKKVNGYADIKNVNVVYDDGENAVVIPKGQNTIQQYDEIIIDPPKILKDGTKVR, from the coding sequence ATGCTTAAAAAAATAGGAATACGGAATACGTTAATATATTTAGCTTGTTTATTAATAGTTTACTTTACATTTATTTTTAGAATTCCTGTTGATACTACAAGGGCAGAATATACAATCTATGAGGATAAAGTTTATTTTAAGGGCATTTACTTTGCAGATGAAAATGTAATTTATAAAAATCCTATTGAGACATTAGGGAAGTTAAACGCAGAGAATGGAACTAAAATAGGCAAGGGAGATAAAATTTCAGATAATCTAATTAGTAATGATGTTGGAATATTAATGTATAATATAGATGGCTATGAAAATAAGTTTAACTTAAATAATATTAAAAGTTTAAGTTTATTAGATATGGATAAAATTATAGATAATCATGTTATTAGTCCAGGACTAAAAGTTATTTATAATGAGAGTCTTTACATATACTCTTTTATAGGTAAAGATGGAAGTTTTAAAAAAGGACAGAATTTTTATATATCTATAGGAAGTAGTAGATATATGTGTAAAATTCTAGATACAGTTAGTAGAAAAGAGGGTAATTTTTTAGTTTTAAAATTAGTTGAAGACATTAACTACAAAAATTTGCATAGAGGTATAACAGGGGATATAATAAAGTCAAGCCATAAAGGTATTTTAATACCATCAAGTGCCATTAAGTTAAAGGGGGATACATATAAGGTCTTCGTTAAAAAGGTAAATGGCTATGCCGATATAAAAAATGTAAATGTAGTTTATGATGATGGAGAAAATGCTGTAGTAATTCCAAAAGGACAAAATACCATACAGCAATATGATGAAATAATTATAGATCCTCCTAAAATATTAAAGGATGGTACAAAGGTTAGGTAA
- the der gene encoding ribosome biogenesis GTPase Der — protein sequence MSKPIVAVVGRPNVGKSTLFNKLAGDRISIVEDTPGVTRDRIYAEVEWLTHKFTLIDTGGIEPDSEDIIVKQMRRQAEIAIETADVIVFIVDGREGIVAADYEVATMLRKCKKPVELVVNKLDNISLEENKYEFYNLGIGDPIAISASQGLGLGDMLDEIVENFNTSDDSVENETDIKVAIIGKPNAGKSSLLNNLSGEERAIVSDVPGTTRDAIDSYVQFGEEKFLFIDTAGIRRKSKVSEEVERYSVLRAITSIERADVCVIMIDATKGVTEQDEKIAGLAHEAGRASVIVVNKWDLIEKNDKTMNEFTDKVRCDLAFMPYAPIVFISAKTGQRVNKLIDVIKFVAEKHNMRIKTGVLNEVISEAVMMKQPPVEKGKPLKIYYVTQVSTKPPTFVFFVNYTNIVHFSYQRYLENQLRQHFGLEGTPIKIIYREKKDD from the coding sequence ATGTCAAAACCAATAGTTGCAGTAGTCGGAAGACCTAATGTTGGAAAATCTACACTTTTTAATAAATTAGCAGGAGATAGAATATCAATAGTAGAAGATACTCCAGGAGTAACAAGAGATAGAATTTATGCAGAGGTTGAATGGTTAACACATAAATTTACACTTATAGATACTGGTGGGATAGAGCCTGATAGTGAAGATATAATTGTGAAGCAGATGAGAAGACAGGCGGAAATTGCAATCGAAACTGCTGACGTAATTGTATTTATAGTTGATGGAAGAGAAGGAATTGTTGCAGCAGATTATGAAGTTGCAACTATGCTTAGAAAATGTAAAAAGCCAGTTGAACTTGTTGTTAATAAACTAGATAACATTTCACTAGAAGAAAATAAATATGAATTCTATAATTTAGGAATTGGTGACCCTATAGCTATATCAGCATCACAAGGTTTAGGACTTGGAGATATGCTTGATGAAATAGTTGAGAACTTTAATACAAGTGATGACTCAGTAGAGAATGAAACAGATATTAAGGTAGCTATAATTGGTAAACCAAATGCAGGAAAGTCTTCACTTTTAAATAACCTTTCAGGTGAAGAAAGAGCAATAGTTAGTGATGTGCCAGGCACAACTAGAGATGCAATAGATAGTTATGTTCAATTTGGAGAAGAAAAGTTTTTATTTATAGATACTGCTGGAATAAGAAGGAAAAGTAAAGTAAGTGAAGAAGTAGAAAGATATAGTGTGCTTCGTGCCATAACTTCAATTGAAAGAGCAGATGTTTGTGTTATTATGATAGATGCTACTAAGGGAGTTACAGAACAGGATGAAAAGATTGCAGGACTTGCACATGAAGCAGGAAGGGCCAGCGTAATTGTTGTTAATAAGTGGGATCTTATAGAGAAAAATGATAAGACAATGAATGAATTTACTGATAAGGTGAGATGTGATCTTGCATTTATGCCATATGCACCTATTGTATTTATATCTGCAAAAACAGGACAGAGAGTAAATAAGTTAATAGATGTTATAAAGTTCGTAGCTGAAAAGCATAATATGAGAATAAAAACAGGAGTACTAAATGAGGTTATAAGTGAAGCTGTTATGATGAAGCAGCCACCAGTTGAAAAGGGTAAACCTCTAAAGATATATTATGTAACACAAGTTTCAACAAAGCCACCTACATTTGTATTCTTTGTAAATTATACAAATATAGTTCATTTTTCATACCAAAGATACTTAGAAAACCAACTAAGACAACATTTTGGACTTGAAGGTACTCCTATAAAGATTATTTATAGAGAAAAAAAGGATGATTAG
- the pnpS gene encoding two-component system histidine kinase PnpS, which translates to MRKKLFGFFMIIIILTVGVTGIVSYRFTKNLILQTNKESLQAEALITQEYIKEHERSSFNDITKIIKEKIKRRVTIVDSNGVVVGDSDADAKRLDNHKNRKEVVEALKSGEGDSIRFSDTEKIPMYYYARKMSIDGKDYVVRLAIKFDSIREIQYNYFKIILFTIIGGIMISSIFMYKYISMITKPIIKLTKLATTISLGNYDKRIKVSSKDEIGQLSTAFNLMAQRLQDTIANLGDKQNKLMSILSNSEDGVIVLDNNKRILLLNPAAQMMFNLDENIIGKYFIEVIRNYDLENIIKDVPEEEVEITISYPSVKHLKIRATSAINYENGEEVLGVLIIVQDITKVKLLEQMRSDFVANVSHELKTPLTSIKGFAETLKYVEDKETRDKFLDIINIEAERLSRLISDILTLSELENRDMLEGFEKIKVNDSINEVYHITKPIADSKDINIVYKENLEEYIVVGDRDKFKQMLINVVDNAIKYTNEGGYIYISLSREGNNLIIKVKDTGIGIPSEHIPRLFERFYRVDKGRSRDSGGTGLGLAIVKHIVILLKGEVKVESEINSGTTFTITLPLFNQKLT; encoded by the coding sequence ATGAGGAAAAAACTTTTTGGATTTTTTATGATAATAATAATTTTAACCGTTGGGGTAACAGGTATTGTTTCCTATAGGTTTACAAAGAATCTTATATTACAAACTAACAAGGAATCTCTTCAAGCTGAAGCATTAATAACTCAAGAATATATCAAAGAGCATGAAAGAAGTAGCTTTAACGATATAACAAAAATAATTAAGGAAAAAATAAAAAGAAGAGTTACTATTGTGGATAGTAATGGAGTTGTAGTTGGAGATTCCGACGCTGATGCTAAAAGGCTTGATAATCATAAGAATAGGAAAGAAGTAGTTGAAGCTCTTAAAAGTGGAGAGGGAGATTCTATAAGATTTAGTGATACTGAGAAAATTCCTATGTACTATTATGCACGTAAAATGAGCATAGACGGAAAAGATTATGTAGTAAGGCTTGCTATTAAATTCGATTCAATAAGGGAAATTCAGTATAACTACTTTAAGATAATATTGTTCACCATAATAGGCGGAATAATGATTTCTTCAATTTTTATGTATAAATATATAAGTATGATTACAAAGCCTATAATAAAACTTACAAAACTTGCAACTACAATATCCCTTGGGAATTACGATAAAAGAATTAAAGTTTCATCAAAGGATGAGATAGGGCAGCTAAGCACTGCTTTTAACCTTATGGCCCAAAGGCTCCAAGATACTATTGCAAACCTTGGGGACAAGCAAAATAAGCTAATGTCTATACTATCAAATAGTGAAGATGGAGTAATTGTACTAGACAATAATAAAAGAATACTACTACTTAATCCAGCAGCACAAATGATGTTTAATCTTGATGAAAATATAATTGGAAAGTATTTTATTGAGGTTATTAGAAATTATGACTTGGAAAATATTATAAAAGATGTTCCAGAGGAAGAGGTTGAAATTACCATTAGCTATCCATCTGTTAAACATCTTAAAATAAGAGCTACAAGTGCAATTAATTATGAGAATGGTGAAGAAGTATTAGGTGTTTTAATTATAGTTCAGGATATTACAAAGGTTAAATTGTTAGAGCAGATGAGAAGTGATTTTGTAGCAAATGTATCACATGAACTTAAAACACCATTAACATCAATAAAGGGTTTTGCAGAAACTTTAAAATATGTTGAAGATAAGGAAACGAGAGATAAGTTTCTTGATATAATAAACATTGAAGCTGAAAGACTATCAAGACTTATAAGTGATATTTTGACTCTTTCTGAACTTGAGAACAGAGATATGCTAGAAGGGTTTGAGAAGATTAAAGTTAATGATTCGATAAATGAAGTTTATCATATTACAAAACCTATTGCAGATAGTAAAGATATCAATATAGTTTATAAAGAGAACTTAGAAGAATACATTGTAGTAGGAGATAGAGATAAATTTAAACAAATGCTAATTAATGTGGTAGACAATGCTATAAAATATACAAATGAAGGAGGATATATATATATATCCTTATCTAGAGAAGGAAATAATCTAATTATAAAGGTTAAGGATACTGGTATAGGAATACCAAGTGAGCATATTCCGAGATTATTCGAAAGATTTTATAGGGTTGACAAAGGACGATCAAGGGATTCAGGAGGAACAGGACTTGGTCTTGCAATTGTTAAACATATTGTTATACTTTTAAAAGGAGAAGTTAAAGTTGAAAGTGAAATTAATAGTGGAACAACTTTTACTATAACTTTACCTTTATTTAATCAGAAATTAACATAG
- the pstB gene encoding phosphate ABC transporter ATP-binding protein PstB gives MKKYLSLKGEKILNKVISVKDLNLHYGTNHALKDINIEIPKNKVTALIGPSGCGKSTFLRTLNRMNDLIDNVKITGEILYNGNDIYKDLDVYVLRKKIGMVFQKPNPFVMSIYDNIAYGPRLHGVTKKSELDIIVEKSLKEAAIWDEVKDRLTESGLSLSGGQQQRLCIARVIATEPDVLLMDEPTSALDPISTSKIEELITEMKKQYTVVIVTHNMQQAGRISDNTAFFLNGDLVEYDETEKIFYNPSNKKTEDYITGRFD, from the coding sequence ATGAAAAAGTACTTAAGCCTTAAGGGGGAAAAGATTTTGAATAAAGTAATATCTGTAAAAGACCTGAATTTACATTATGGAACAAATCATGCACTAAAAGACATAAACATTGAGATACCAAAAAATAAGGTTACAGCCCTAATAGGTCCCTCAGGTTGTGGAAAATCAACTTTTCTTAGAACTTTAAATAGAATGAATGACTTAATAGATAATGTTAAGATAACAGGAGAAATTCTATATAACGGTAATGATATATATAAAGATTTAGATGTATATGTATTAAGAAAGAAGATAGGAATGGTATTCCAAAAGCCAAATCCATTTGTAATGTCTATATACGACAATATTGCATATGGACCAAGACTTCATGGAGTGACTAAAAAATCAGAACTAGACATAATAGTAGAGAAAAGTCTAAAGGAAGCTGCTATATGGGATGAAGTAAAGGATAGATTAACAGAGTCAGGCCTTTCACTTTCAGGAGGTCAGCAACAAAGACTTTGCATTGCAAGAGTTATAGCAACAGAACCAGATGTTCTTCTAATGGATGAGCCAACATCAGCACTTGATCCTATATCAACATCAAAAATTGAAGAGCTTATAACTGAAATGAAAAAGCAATATACCGTTGTTATTGTTACTCATAACATGCAACAGGCAGGAAGAATATCAGATAATACCGCATTTTTCCTAAATGGTGATCTTGTAGAATATGATGAAACAGAAAAGATATTCTACAATCCAAGTAACAAAAAAACAGAGGACTATATTACAGGTAGGTTTGATTAA
- a CDS encoding NAD(P)H-dependent glycerol-3-phosphate dehydrogenase, giving the protein MKVSIIGSGSFGTAISILLGNKGYNVYTYDRNSELINFMREKRENERYLKGVKLPDNVTPVSTLEEAVKDTDVFVLAVPSHGIREICLKIKAISDTDKVIVNLSKGIENGTLLTMSQVIEEILPKSKVVVLSGPSHAEEVSRGIPTTVVVSSKHKQEAENVQDMFMTSNFRVYTNDDLIGVELGGTVKNVIALAAGIADGIGYGDNTKAALMTRGIVEIGRLGVALGAKGLTFAGLSGIGDLIVTCTSMHSRNRRAGILIGQGKTMEEALREVNMVVEGISATESTYHLSRKVNVDMPIVEALYSVLFEGKNAKDAVSELMIRDKAHEIDSLL; this is encoded by the coding sequence ATGAAGGTTTCTATTATAGGTTCAGGGAGTTTTGGGACTGCTATATCAATTTTACTTGGAAATAAAGGGTATAATGTATATACATATGATAGAAATTCAGAGCTAATTAATTTCATGAGGGAAAAAAGAGAAAATGAAAGATATCTGAAAGGGGTAAAACTACCGGATAATGTTACACCTGTTTCAACACTTGAGGAGGCTGTAAAGGATACAGATGTTTTTGTTTTAGCTGTTCCATCACATGGTATTAGGGAAATATGTTTAAAAATAAAAGCGATAAGTGATACAGATAAGGTTATTGTAAACCTTTCTAAGGGAATAGAAAATGGAACACTTTTAACAATGTCACAGGTTATTGAGGAAATTTTACCTAAATCAAAGGTAGTAGTTTTGTCAGGACCTAGTCATGCAGAGGAAGTGTCTAGAGGTATTCCAACAACTGTAGTTGTTTCATCAAAGCATAAACAAGAAGCAGAAAATGTTCAGGATATGTTTATGACTTCAAACTTTAGAGTTTATACAAATGATGATTTAATAGGGGTTGAACTTGGAGGAACTGTAAAAAACGTAATAGCACTTGCTGCAGGAATTGCAGATGGTATTGGCTATGGAGATAATACTAAGGCAGCGCTTATGACACGTGGTATTGTTGAGATAGGAAGATTAGGTGTTGCGCTTGGTGCTAAAGGATTAACCTTTGCTGGTCTTTCAGGTATTGGAGATTTAATAGTTACCTGTACAAGTATGCATTCAAGAAATAGAAGAGCAGGTATATTAATAGGCCAAGGAAAAACTATGGAGGAAGCTCTACGTGAGGTTAACATGGTTGTAGAAGGGATAAGTGCTACAGAGTCTACATATCATTTATCTAGGAAGGTAAATGTTGATATGCCTATAGTAGAAGCCCTATATAGTGTGTTATTTGAAGGTAAAAATGCAAAGGATGCTGTATCAGAGCTTATGATTAGAGATAAGGCCCATGAGATAGATAGCTTATTATAA
- a CDS encoding YggT family protein, protein MIIILKFLNLLQWLIILDALLSWFIPPRSNAFSRMIGIIIDPILMPFRKLQERFSSGAIPIDFSPILAIFFITIVESLLRNLVF, encoded by the coding sequence TTGATAATAATATTAAAATTTTTAAATTTACTTCAATGGTTAATAATTTTAGATGCACTGCTTTCTTGGTTCATACCACCAAGAAGCAATGCTTTTTCCAGAATGATAGGTATAATTATAGATCCTATTTTGATGCCTTTTAGGAAACTTCAAGAAAGATTTTCATCAGGGGCTATACCTATAGATTTTTCACCAATACTAGCTATATTTTTTATAACAATAGTTGAATCACTATTAAGAAATTTAGTGTTTTAG
- a CDS encoding DUF512 domain-containing protein, with protein MEKEIVISNVQSGSIAEEVGISVGDILVSINEVEIKDIIEYRYIVCEEFLTVIIRKPDGEEWEIEIEKDYYEDIGIDFEDPIIDHAKRCHNKCIFCFIDQLPKNLRETLYFKDDDSRLSFLQGNFVTLTNMKDEDIERIIKYRISPINISVHTTNPDLRRIMLNNKDAGLIMERLKRLSENGIDMNCQIVLCPGINDGEELNKTVKDLFSLYPNVSNVAIVPVGVTRYREGLHKMQTFTNETSINVIDMIEKLQKEIVKEVGEPFVRLADEFYVMANRSLPSISHYGDFHQIEDGIGMIRYLESCVDEDLINSDVNGNNIEIGFVTGESAYSYIRSVADKIESKLNLKINVHMIKNNFFGGEITVAGLIVGSDIIAHFKDKKVEDFLILPSNMLKADEDIFLDDTTLDELKDKLGVKIIKCKYTGEDLVGKIIDEVITCQNQ; from the coding sequence ATGGAGAAAGAGATAGTAATAAGTAACGTTCAAAGTGGTAGTATTGCAGAGGAAGTTGGAATATCAGTAGGAGACATTTTAGTAAGTATAAATGAAGTAGAGATTAAGGATATAATTGAATATAGATATATCGTTTGCGAGGAATTTTTAACGGTTATCATAAGAAAGCCAGATGGTGAAGAGTGGGAGATAGAAATCGAGAAGGATTATTATGAAGATATCGGTATAGATTTTGAAGATCCTATAATAGATCATGCTAAAAGGTGTCATAATAAATGTATATTTTGCTTTATAGACCAACTACCTAAAAATCTAAGGGAAACTTTATACTTTAAAGATGATGATTCAAGGTTATCATTCCTCCAAGGAAATTTTGTAACTCTTACTAATATGAAGGATGAAGATATTGAAAGAATTATAAAGTATAGAATAAGTCCTATAAATATTTCTGTTCATACAACTAATCCAGACTTAAGACGTATAATGCTAAATAATAAAGATGCTGGACTTATAATGGAGCGATTAAAAAGACTTTCGGAAAATGGAATAGATATGAATTGCCAAATCGTTTTATGTCCAGGTATAAACGACGGAGAAGAGCTGAATAAAACAGTAAAGGATCTTTTTAGCCTTTATCCTAATGTTTCAAATGTTGCTATAGTTCCAGTTGGAGTTACAAGATATAGAGAAGGTCTACATAAAATGCAAACCTTTACAAATGAAACTTCAATTAACGTAATTGATATGATTGAAAAGTTGCAAAAAGAAATTGTAAAGGAAGTAGGGGAACCATTTGTAAGGCTTGCTGATGAGTTTTATGTTATGGCAAATAGAAGTTTACCAAGCATCAGTCACTATGGTGATTTTCATCAGATTGAAGATGGTATAGGTATGATAAGATATCTAGAAAGTTGTGTAGATGAGGATTTGATTAATAGTGATGTTAATGGAAATAATATAGAGATAGGATTTGTAACAGGAGAATCTGCCTATAGCTATATAAGGTCAGTTGCAGACAAAATAGAAAGCAAATTAAATTTAAAAATAAATGTTCATATGATAAAAAACAACTTTTTTGGTGGAGAGATAACAGTTGCAGGACTTATTGTAGGAAGTGATATTATAGCTCATTTTAAGGATAAAAAGGTAGAAGACTTTTTAATACTTCCTTCAAATATGCTTAAAGCCGATGAGGATATTTTTTTAGATGACACTACTTTAGATGAACTAAAAGATAAACTAGGAGTTAAAATAATCAAATGTAAGTATACAGGAGAAGACCTGGTTGGAAAAATAATAGACGAGGTGATAACATGTCAAAACCAATAG
- a CDS encoding cell division protein SepF: MENNDGILKKMFGSLGLGSDDDDDMELDDVQEEVYEKRTKKPEKSDRMREREEFEEREIETIQGTNKGGKVVSINTSAPPKVILKKPKEMEDMMEVVDAVKSRKIAVVNLLDVDLPLAQRMIDYVGGACYAINGKFAQISHLVYIVVGENVDLTNYIKTEVNKQSADAFSITEE, encoded by the coding sequence ATGGAAAACAACGACGGAATACTAAAAAAGATGTTTGGATCACTAGGTCTTGGAAGTGATGATGATGATGATATGGAATTAGACGATGTTCAAGAAGAGGTATATGAAAAGAGAACAAAAAAACCAGAAAAGAGCGATAGAATGAGAGAAAGAGAAGAATTTGAAGAAAGAGAAATAGAAACAATTCAAGGTACAAACAAAGGAGGTAAGGTTGTTAGCATTAATACATCAGCACCTCCTAAGGTAATACTTAAAAAGCCTAAGGAAATGGAAGATATGATGGAGGTTGTGGATGCTGTTAAGTCAAGAAAGATAGCAGTAGTTAATCTTTTAGATGTAGACCTTCCACTTGCACAAAGAATGATAGACTACGTTGGGGGAGCTTGCTATGCCATAAATGGAAAGTTTGCTCAAATTTCTCATCTTGTATATATAGTTGTAGGTGAAAATGTAGATCTTACAAACTATATAAAAACAGAGGTTAATAAGCAAAGCGCCGATGCATTTAGCATTACTGAGGAGTAG
- a CDS encoding YggS family pyridoxal phosphate-dependent enzyme — protein MDMLQNLQNVYLKIETAANLTGRKKEDITLIAVSKTKPIEMLEEAYNLGVKVFGENKVQELVEKYEKLQDVHWHLIGTLQKNKVKYIIDKVDLIHSLDNFDLAKEIDKRAKAKGIIANVLIQINIGEEESKSGILKEELNQFIEELKVFENIKVCGLMAIPPKCTGDEVRYYFKQMKILFDNLKTKENSKLIMKYLSMGMTGDYEVAIEEGANMVRVGTGIFGDRDYTK, from the coding sequence ATGGACATGCTACAAAACTTACAAAATGTTTACTTGAAAATTGAAACAGCTGCAAATTTAACAGGAAGAAAAAAGGAAGATATTACACTAATAGCAGTTAGTAAAACAAAGCCTATAGAAATGCTAGAGGAGGCTTATAATTTAGGAGTAAAAGTTTTTGGAGAAAATAAGGTGCAAGAATTGGTTGAAAAGTACGAAAAGTTACAAGACGTACATTGGCACTTAATAGGTACTCTTCAAAAAAATAAGGTTAAGTACATAATCGATAAAGTTGACTTAATTCATTCTTTAGATAACTTTGACTTAGCAAAAGAAATTGATAAGAGAGCGAAGGCAAAAGGCATTATAGCTAATGTGCTTATTCAGATAAATATAGGAGAAGAAGAATCAAAGTCTGGAATACTTAAGGAAGAATTAAATCAATTTATAGAGGAACTAAAAGTATTTGAAAATATCAAAGTATGTGGTCTTATGGCAATACCACCAAAGTGCACAGGTGATGAAGTAAGATACTATTTCAAACAAATGAAAATATTGTTTGATAATTTAAAGACTAAAGAAAATAGTAAGTTAATTATGAAATATCTATCAATGGGAATGACAGGAGACTATGAAGTTGCTATTGAAGAAGGTGCTAACATGGTTAGAGTAGGAACCGGAATTTTTGGAGATAGAGATTACACAAAGTAA